GACGACGGACCGTGGGCGGCCGGGTCCACTGAGCAGCACGACGACGACGGGCGGAGCGGCGGGCAGGTGGCGACCGGGACGGACGAGGCCGCAGGGCGCGGCGACGGTGGGCAGCGGGCGGCCGGGTCCGCTGAGCGGCACGACGACGACGGGCGGAGCGGAGGCGGGCAGGTGGCGACCGGGACGGACGAGAGCGCAGGGCGCGGCGACAGCGGACAGCGGGCGGCCGGGTCCGCTGAGCGGCGCGACGACGGTGGGCGGGGCGCGGGGACGACCGACGACGAGGGAGCCGGATGACGATACGGGTGCTGATCGTGGACGACCAGGCGATGGTGCGCGAAGGCTTCGGCGCGCTGCTCGCCGCGCAGGAGGACATCGAGGTGGCCGGGAGCGCCGCCAACGGGGCCGAAGCGGTCGACGCGGTGTGGCGGAAGCATCCGGACGTGGTGCTGATGGACGTGCGGATGCCGGTGCTGGACGGGCTGGAGGCGACCCGGCGCATCCTCAAGGCGCCCGGCGACCGGCATCCGCGCGTCGTCATGCTCACGACGTTCGACCTGGACGACTACGTGTACGAGGCGCTGCGGGCCGGCGCCAGCGGCTTCCTGCTGAAGGACGCCCCGGCGGCCGACCTGGTGCACGCGGTCCGGGTCGTCGCCGCCGGGGACGCGTTGCTGGCGCCGTCGGTGACGCGGACGCTGATCGCCGAC
This Jiangella alba DNA region includes the following protein-coding sequences:
- a CDS encoding response regulator: MTIRVLIVDDQAMVREGFGALLAAQEDIEVAGSAANGAEAVDAVWRKHPDVVLMDVRMPVLDGLEATRRILKAPGDRHPRVVMLTTFDLDDYVYEALRAGASGFLLKDAPAADLVHAVRVVAAGDALLAPSVTRTLIADFARRPQQNRPRPDQLRALTPRETEVLKLIAAGRSNGEIAETLVLAEQTVKTHVGRILMKLDLRDRAQAVVIAYETGLVQPGG